AGCAGAGCATTTCTGTAGAAAGAGAGTCACAGGTCAGGACTCCCAAGACAGGTCTTTTTCCCCAGAAGGCCAACCCCTGTGAGGTGTGTGGTCTGGTCTTGAAAGACAATTTTCACGCAGCTGAACACCAGGAAACACAATTCAGTGAGAAACTGTACACTGGTGGGACACatgggaaaagattttatttcagtgaaaacCTTCAGCAGCAGCTCAAGCAGCACATGAGCGAAAAACCCTTCGGAAACCACATAAGCAGAGCTTCAGTGGTCAAGAACTGCAGCTTGCAGGTGTCAGGAAAGCCCTTTATCTGCGGGGAGATTGGGAAGGACTTCTTGGCCACCTCAGGAACCCTCCAGCAACAGGCCACACATACTGGAGAGAAGTCAAACAATGGAACTGAATGTGGGGTGGCCTTCCACATGGGAAAAACTCAACACCACTGGGGAGACAGCACAGAAGCTTTCAGCCACAAGCATACATTCGTTCAACACCAGAGGGTTCACCCTCGAGAAAGATGTTACatgtgcagtgaatgtgggaaatcttttagCCATAACTCTAGCCTTATTAAACACCAGAGAGTTCACACAGGAGAAAGACCTTATGAGTGTGGGGAATGTGGGAAATCCTTTAGCCAGAGCTCCAACCTCTTTCAGCATCGGAGAGTTCATactggagaaaggccttatgagtgtagtgaatgtgggaaatctttcAGCCAAAGCTACAGCCTCAATAACCATCGGAAGGTTCACACCGGAGAAAGGCCATTTGAGTGTGGAGAATGTGGCAAATCCTTCAGTCAAAGATCGAACCTCAttcaacatcagagaattcacactggagaaaagccctatgaatgcagtgaatgtgggaagtcCTTTAATCAAAGCTCTGCGCTCCTGCAGCACCATACCGTTCATACTGGAGAACGGCCCTAtgaatgcagtgaatgtgggaaatcctttACCTACAATTCCAGTCTTTTAAAACACCAGAAAGTCCACACGGGATCAAAGCCTTATGAGTGCAGTGAATGTAGGAAATCTTTTAGCCAGAATTGCAGTCTTGTTCTCCATCTgagagttcacactggagaaaggccttatgaGTGCAGCAAATGTGGAAAATCTTTTAGCCAAAGCTCTGCACTCCTTAAGCACCAgagagttcacactggagaaaggccATATGAGTGCAGTGAGTGTGGGAAGTCCTTTAGGCGAAGCTCCAACTTCAGTGACCATCGgagagttcacactggagaaaggccGTATAAGTGTAACCAATGTGGGAAATCCTTCAGTAAGAGCTCTGGCCTCACTCGACACCAGAGAGTTCATAGTGGATTGGGCATTATAAATATGAGTGAGAAAGCCATTAGCCGAAGCCCTTACCTCATTGATTACCACACAGTTCACATGGGAAGTACAACTTAGATATGTAGCAAATGTATTTCCTTGTTCAGTATAACAACATCGAGGAGCTCTCTTTTGAGGGATTGAGCCTGAATTGAGCCTCATACATCCAgacatcaaaataaattccaggtatGTAGAACCGTGTTGCATGTTTCAGCTCAGGCCCATGTGAGTTTTTATTACGTTGATTCTGTAGCAGCAGCCGTTCACCTCTCCCCTGCAGGTGCCCGCATTTGTGTCACTTAGCCACAGTGACGTGTTCAGCAAAGTAAGCCTTAGTGTTTTCCCATTCCCTGGGTAAATGTGAAAAGCCAGGGgactcattcttttctctctgattAGTTAGGGCATGGATGACTCCATTGTGTTCCAGAGGACTCCATCTTAGTTCTGCTGGTGGCCTGAAAAGTCAGCTTTTTTAGGGATATTATTGGTCTAATGACTCTTGTGATGAAATTTGCAGCCTCCAACTCACCAACCAAGGAACAGCCTTCCTCTGTATTCTGGTTTATGTTATAACAAAGGCCTTGTTGTGTAAGTCACCTTTATCTTAAGGATTAGATTCACTTCATGGGGTGGTTTCAGAATGACAGGAGAAACAGGTGCTATGGGAGCCCCAATCTTTGTGTGCATCAAGGGGATAGAAGGATGGTAGTTTTCTCTCTAATTTGGCTCTTGTTTGCATTGTTGCCCAAGGCTTCTAATAAGATTCTATAAAGTTTTGTAGTTAGATTGTAGCCTGGATTCAGGATGTTTTGTGGTGTCGGCACTTGTCCTGAAAAGAGGGCAGTTGTAATAACCTCTGATACTTCTGGTGACAACATAGAATTGTTCTCTTGTTTGCATTGTGCCCAGCACTGGTGCAGGGAATGTTCCTAGGCCCTGCAAAGGAGTGATGTACTCTGATGCCCAGAATTCTATGTGGTAGTGTCACTGGCTGAAAGATGATAGGAGGATCATAACTGTACACAAATGGTGGATTAACAGAGAGGCCAAAAGAACACGACAAACTGGTTAGAATGTTCCTCTTTTAAAGGCTGCCTGCTATTGTTCGGACAGTATGGCTGTGAAGGATGAGCCAATACAGAAATTCTCAGATCCTTCTAAACTATAAATCTTGTGTAGCTGAGGGCCTTAGAAGAATCATCTaatggggggctcctgggtggctcagttggttaagtgtccgatttTTGGTTTTTGACTCAGGtgaggatctcagggttgtaagattagGCCCTGCGTACAGATCAAGCCTTAGTGcggagcctgcttgggatcctctcccttctccctgtgcGTCCCCACACATCCACATTCTCTCACTTGCACGCCCTCTCTCTAGAAAGAAGTCTAACAGTTTTATGGATTCCTGTAGCTTTTCTGCAATGTGCACCTAAAGGTCATTgcaacaaaggaaggaaaacaaagatagAAGGAAGGAGGATCTCAGTCCAGAAGTGCAGGCTTTACGCAGCTTGCTTGCCCAATGACTCAGATGGACATGGCTTTCGTTGCTTTCCTGTATTTGCTGCCACTGAGGCAAGGTGCTGATCCCAGGACATTACAAGGGATATGGTGGGGTTTGCcaaactatttttgaaaactttttttatatTGTAATGCCTTTTCAGAatagttaataaataataaattgtccATGTTTACACTGTTCCATTTGATGATTTTTGACATTCATATAAacccatgaaaccatcatcacaatcatAGCAGTGTGCGTATACATCACCCTGTATTCATTCATGCCCTTTAATTAttatgtctttctctctgtcctccagaCAAACATTGATTCACTTTCTTCTGCAATAgattaatatgtattttctgcAATTTTACGTGATTGAAAATAAAAcgttttgtgttttttcccccctatgtGTCCTTATGtggtatattatttattttgagagttgTCAATGGACCTGTGTAATTAGTTCATTCTTTTGATATTGTCAAGAAATGTAATGTTCTGTGGATTAaccactatttttttatttacttgtctttttcagatatttgagttgtttctggtTTGGGGCTTTATCAAACAGTTATTATAGACATTTGATTCTTAAATTTACGATTCTTTATATGgatatgtttcatttctcttgtgttaATACCTCAGAGCAAATGCTTGAGTTACAGGGCTGCAATTTTGGGActgtttaaatgaggtcattctCATGAGAACTCTTCACTGATAGCTCCCTTTGAAAAGATGTGTTAGTTATGGGCTGAAATGTATGTTCCCAAAATGaaatgttgaagtcctaatctccagtacctcagaatatcactgagtttggaaatagggtttttaaaaaggtaaaatcaaGGCGATACTGTGGACACTAATCCACTGTGACTAGTGTCATTGAGAGGAAATTGGTACGGAGACAGACGGAGGGAAGATCATgtgaagacaagaagaaaatacccacccacaagccaaggagaggtGTCAGGAGAATTCAGTGCTTCTGACACCCTGATCTCTCATATCTAGCCTCCAAATTTGTGAGAAAAtacacttctgttgtttaagccacccagtctgaaATAATGTGTTATGGTAGCCTTAGCAAATCTTAGGGGGCCATCAGCATCTGGGAAGGAGAGGGTCTGCAGGGCACCCTAGGGTCAGAGGAAGGAGGTGATTACAATCTGTAGAGTAGTTGGGACCAGAAGGAGAGATGGACTTGGAATTGATTCCTCCATCCCCACCTTTCACTGGAGGTCACAAAGAGAAATTTGCCGTCCAGTcatgtaaaatggagatcatCACCAGAACCGCCTCTGGGGCTATTTGAGGATGTAAAGAGCTCATGGTCCAGGAAGGGGGCTCAGATGGAGAACTTTTAAGAGTGACAGTTGTCCtaaggggtggggagcaggatcAGCAATGCCTTTGGAAGGGGGCAAAAGACCACTGGGGTGAATATTGGGGTGTTAATACCTGACAGGCCTTGCAGGGGCCGAGGTTGAAGTGAGGTGGCGGGTAAGGTTCCCACCTGGCTCTTCCTGAAGCTCTGATCCCTACTGAACAGTCCCAAGCCAGTGGGGGACAAATAGGGACTGCATGGCTTGGATTATGCACACATCACCATGGGGCCCTGGATAAGTGGTGGCCACACCTCAAGGGCCCCTTGAACACCTTCAGATGGATTTTATCCAGCTTCTACCCTCCATGGGACTTGAATATGTTTTAGTTATTGTATGTCCATTTGCAGAGTGGGTTAAAGCATTTCTTAGCTGAAAAGCTgcggctctttttttttttttttttttttttttttaaagattttatttatttatttgagagagagacagtgagagagaacatgagtgaggagaaggtcagagagagaagcagactccccgtggagctgggagcccgatgcaggactcgatcccgggaccccgggatcatgacctgaaccaagggcagtcgtccaaccaactgagccacccaggcgtccctgcggCTCTTATAGTCACTGAAAAGCTGATTGATTTTGTTTCCAACCCTGCGTCATTCCACTGTTTACATCTACATTAAGTGGTCATGTCACACTTTATATAAACTCTGTTTTATCACTCAACAATCCTCTAGGAAAGTTGAACTGACCACTGCCATTGTTAACATCAGCAGGACTTTCAGAAACCTTTGAGCTCCCCTGGCCCAAGGTATTCTCTCTAGCCCTTATGGCCATGTCATCCACTCACTCATTTATCCCCCTATGAATTACTAAGTGGAAGACTCATGCATGTGTCTAGGGATTTCATTTCCAGTACTAGTCCTGCTCTGCTATATGCAGACATGGCAAATGTTATCAGGGACTCATGTACCATACCCAGTCCTGTCACTAACTGATTAAGGGCGCATTCTGAAAACATGCTTTAAAGAGCCTTTTCATGATTTTCAACTAGTAAATGCCATCTGTTGGAAGACCTCAGAGAGTAACTGCTCTTGAATCTATGGGAAGGAACCTATCAGGGGCTGTTAGCAACAAATAGAGCAGTAAAATTCCAAGAGGTCATGCTGGTTCATGGTTCACAACTAAAGAAATTCAGAATTCCACGCAGTTGGAAGGCTAAGGCTACTATCCAAGACCTCCAACTGAGGATTGTAAGCTGATCTTCAAAAGCAGACAGGTGACCCAAGACCTTTGGAACAGATAACTGCTTCCACTCAATACCTCAGAGCAAGACATTTAAGAAATTACagtttagtttttttaatctGCTTGCCTATAATTGTTCCACTTCTCATTTTCTGCAGACCCCTTGTCATTACCACTAATGGCCCTTTTACTCGTTTGTTCCTTCCTATTATAAGGTTAGGTTACATCAGAACATACTCAGTCTAACACCCTTATTTGATTATCCCTACAGCAGCCACTGCTCTCAATCTTACTTACTGCTGGATATGCCATTCTTCTGCAGCCCACCCTGATAAAACCTCTGGGCCATGCAGGTTGCATCAGATGAGACCATAGGGAGTTACATCAGATGGCATTTCCACTTGCACACACATGGACATGGATCTTACATAAATCAATGTGTAACATTGCTAGTGTCCCTCTCTCCCAGAAAAAGAACCGATTATTTCAATCTATTGATCAGATCTCAGGAGATCCTAAGTTTGATTTCAGTAATCTTCAAAGGGCAATGTCCCCAGTACCTACTACCCGGTATCCATCTCGATAGAGATCCAAAAAATGTAACCCAGTCATGTAAGCCCTAGGTTCTGACCTTATATCAAGATAGACTTCTTTGTTCCCAGATGTCTCTGTGCCTGTGACAGATAACTACTTCCTTTGTTGGGAGGGCCCACAGGATTCAGATTAAGGCCTCAGGTACTTTCAGAATAGTATCTTAAGacttgtccattaaaaaaaaaaaaaaaaaaacaaacttgttcATACATGAGAGACCCTAGTTATATAAATTACCAATTTTGGAAGTCCAATCCAAGTGTGATTTCCAACATGAGGTCTGTTCTACTATTCAGCACACTGAGGGAATTAGTGACTCATTTTTTATGTAAACGATGCGAGTAGTGTTCCCATCAGTGGGAATCGTACAAATAGAAAAGACTAATAAATCTATCAGTAGCCTTGGCAGAAGTTTTAAATGACACCACTTCTGCCCTAGATGTAGTAAACATTTGTCTCAACTCATTGACACGAGTAGTGATGGACAGTCTCAATGCTCTAGATTTCTTGTTGGCTAGTCATGATGGAATCTGTGTCATTGCTAATACTTCTTGTCCTTGGATCCATGAAACAGACAAGGAACTCTGAATTGCGCTTGCTTTTGTCACAGTGGCCATGATGCTGGTCTGTTTGTCCAATCTCAAATGCCTCTATGCAACTGCACTGTTCTGGGTGATCACCATGATGATATAACAATAAAAAGGTCAAGCCAACCTCACAGTACCACTATGAAGATGAAATGAATCTTGACACAGTGAAgatttgaattttgtgttttctccaAATTGATCAACTTCTCAGAAGTGAGAGAAAGACCAGGGTGGAGGTGAGAGAATATGGAAATGGACAATGCCCAGACTGTATAGAAAGATAGAACTCAGACCCACAGTCTCTGGTAACCAACCCATGAATCTGTATAACCAGCCCAAGATGCCAGCCATCTAGAAGTGAAACCTGTAGGAAATCGTACCATTATATCTTGCAACAATTCAGGATGCCAAAGGATCACCCCAGTAACGATG
The DNA window shown above is from Mustela nigripes isolate SB6536 chromosome 17, MUSNIG.SB6536, whole genome shotgun sequence and carries:
- the LOC132005124 gene encoding zinc finger protein 211-like, whose protein sequence is MAAASPRDPAEGIVTFEDIAVSFSWEEWDLLDEAQRHLYQDVMLENLALITSLGCWHGAEDEEARSEQSISVERESQVRTPKTGLFPQKANPCEVCGLVLKDNFHAAEHQETQFSEKLYTGGTHGKRFYFSENLQQQLKQHMSEKPFGNHISRASVVKNCSLQVSGKPFICGEIGKDFLATSGTLQQQATHTGEKSNNGTECGVAFHMGKTQHHWGDSTEAFSHKHTFVQHQRVHPRERCYMCSECGKSFSHNSSLIKHQRVHTGERPYECGECGKSFSQSSNLFQHRRVHTGERPYECSECGKSFSQSYSLNNHRKVHTGERPFECGECGKSFSQRSNLIQHQRIHTGEKPYECSECGKSFNQSSALLQHHTVHTGERPYECSECGKSFTYNSSLLKHQKVHTGSKPYECSECRKSFSQNCSLVLHLRVHTGERPYECSKCGKSFSQSSALLKHQRVHTGERPYECSECGKSFRRSSNFSDHRRVHTGERPYKCNQCGKSFSKSSGLTRHQRVHSGLGIINMSEKAISRSPYLIDYHTVHMGSTT